In one Nicotiana sylvestris chromosome 8, ASM39365v2, whole genome shotgun sequence genomic region, the following are encoded:
- the LOC138876180 gene encoding uncharacterized protein has product MGSAPTILHGQERKESEELVAIQAQAAPITKTPADLALNEADMTTATRKFTFSIGIGTSKPTLTVVVQVWVNFPGLPIQYWTVENLGRIASSIGNPICTDKLTAQKARISYARMLIEMDVSQALPETMLIQTAERKIREQKLSYDWHPSFCQDYLTIGHDTWKCNGQTEMKKYTGPDAKGQIGGQKKRKKRITTKWIAKPKTIGEAQTQEARVEVNKEEPIAPPVINTEIEQKDNDFQIAKSKAKTGAKFQGEKLNEKGGLNKPYKQKELKVFLLKNKITVLGCLETKVKNGMKKELEGRLGLNEKYSQTIHMLPMGEYGYCGRLSNVTERQEIWSQIRQINSTMVEAWLIQEDFNTMISVNDRINGNPVHQSEVVDFQTCVDDIGLGLLNRKGCQWSWCNKIDGTNSIYCNIDWEDEFNKLVQEVGDQNITGYTMYSIWQKLQRPGSRAKGMNRGYNSVDKKVEMLKDQLQEVQKRIDNDLFNNTIILEEKELLMQVEKWQGIQENVYRQKSRAVWITVGDSNTKFFHRHLKARQARNRICTICNELGQKLTDPLLVEQQFISFFEDLLGTRDSELPCLDVNIARNGPCLNREQQLNMIKSVSDSEILQGLKELPSDKAPAIDGFPVEFFKKYWNIVGEEVIKAVKEFFESGKLMKNVCNATITLVPKVASPSFVKEFRPIAVPLSINSLPEFSLQD; this is encoded by the exons TGTGGGTCAACTTCCCTGGGCTACCTATACAGTACTGGACAGTGGAGAACTTGGGGAGAATTGCAAGCTCGATTGGGAACCCAATTTGTACTGATAAACTAACAGCACAGAAGGCTAGAATATCTTATGCTCGTATGTTGATTGAGATGGATGTGTCCCAAGCATTACCTGAGACAATGCTGATACAAACTGCTGAAAGAAAAATAAGGGAGCAAAAATTGAGTTATGACTGGCATCCTTCCTTCTGTCAAGACTATCTCACAATAGGTCATGACACATGGAAATGTAATGGCCAAACAGAGATGAAAAAGTACACAGGACCTGATGCCAAAGGACAGATAGGTGgacagaaaaaaaggaaaaaaagaataaCCACTAAATGGATTGCTAAGCCAAAGACAATTGGGGAAGCACAGACTCAAGAGGCTAGAGTTGAGGTCAACAAAGAAGAACCAATTGCACCACCAGTCATCAATACAGAAATAGAGCAGAAGGACAATGATTTTCAGATAGCTAAGTCAAAAGCAAAAACAGGTGCAAAGTTCCAAGGAGAAAAGCTCAATGAGAAAGG AGGGCTTAATAAACCCTATAAGCAGAAAGAACTCAAGGTTTTTCTGCTTAAGAATAAAATTACAGTATTAGGGTGCCTTGAGACCAAAGTGAAAAATGGAATGAAAAAAGAGTTAGAAGGAAGATTGGGACTGAATGAGAAGTATTCTCAAACTATTCATATGCTCCCAATGGGAGAATATGGATATTGTGGAAGGCTCAGCAA TGTTACAGAGAGACAGGAAATATGGAGTCAAATTAGACAGATAAATAGCACTATGGTGGAGGCATGGTTGATCCAAGAAGACTTCAATACTATGATATCTGTTAATGACAGAATTAATGGTAATCCAGTTCACCAGAGTGAAGTGGTTGATTTTCAAACTTGTGTTGATGATATTGGTTTAGGATTGTTGAACAGAAAAGGATGTCAATGGTCTTGGTGCAACAAAATAGATGGTACTAATAGTATATACTGTAATATTGATTGG GAAGATGAATTCAACAAGCTAGTACAAGAGGTGGGGGATCAAAATATAACTGGATACACTATGTATTCAATTTGGCAAAAGCTGCAAAGACCGGGGAGCAGGGCAAAAGGAATGAATAGAGGTTATAATTCAGTAGACAAAAAGGTTGAAATGCTTAAAGATCAGCTACAGGAAGTTCAAAAGAGGATAGATAATGATCTATTCAACAATACTATAATTTTGGAGGAGAAAGAACTACTGATGCAAGTAGAAAAGTGGCAAGGTATACAAGAGAATGTCTACAGGCAGAAGTCTAGGGCAGTGTGGATTACAGTAGGAGACTCAAACACAAAGTTTTTTCATAGACATTTGAAGGCAAGGCAAGCTAGAAACAGAATCTGTACTATCtgtaatgaacttggacaaaaaCTGACTGATCCTTTATTAGTTGAGCAACAGTTCATATCTTTCTTTGAAGATCTTCTAGGAACAAGGGATTCTGAATTGCCCTGCCTTGATGTAAACATAGCCAGGAATGGTCCTTGCTTGAATAGAGAGCAGCAATTGAATATGATCAAGAGTGTATCTGATTCTGAGATCCTACAAGGGCTTAAGGAATTACCAAGTGATAAAGCACCTGCCATTGATGGATTTCCAGTAGAGTTCTTCAAGAAATATTGGAATATAGTTGGAGAAGAGGTGATAAAGGCAGTCAAGGAGTTCTTTGAATCAGGAAAGCTAATGAAGAATGTATGCAATGCAACTATTACATTAGTACCAAAAGTGGCTAGTCCTTCTTTTGTCAAAGAATTCCGGCCTATTGCTGTACCACTATCTATAAACTCATTGCCAGAATTCTCACTTCAAGACTAA